From the Helianthus annuus cultivar XRQ/B chromosome 17, HanXRQr2.0-SUNRISE, whole genome shotgun sequence genome, the window tgctaAAGAAAAACCCAGTGGGAAAAAAccttagctaagggaaaaagagtgcagtcTATAGCTCCCCCTCAAGTTTGCAATTTGTAAGGAATCACATTCTCCGTACATGACGCATGCCAATGGTATGAACATGTTTCCTGAAAGTTGCTGTAGGTAGTGCTTTTGTGAAAAGATCGGCTGAATTGTTGCTTGATTGGACATATCTCATCTCGACCTGATTGTCTTTAATAAGGTCCCGAGTATATGCAAAGAATCTTGGTGGTATATGTTTTGTTCTGTCACTTTTGATATACCCTTCTTTCATCTGAGAGACACAGGCGGCATTATCTTCATGGATAGGAGTTGGACTTCGATCTTTCTCTAGCCCACAAGAAGTCACTATGTGTTGTGACATAGATCTTAGCCATACACATTCTCTGGAAGCTTCATGTAGTGCAATGACTTCAGCATGATTTGAGGATGTTGCGACAAGTGTTTGTTTCTGAGAACGCCATGAAATCGCAGTTCCTCCATTCATAAATACATATCAAGTTTGAGATTTTGCTTTATGAGGATCAGATAAATAACCTGCATCTGCATAACCAACTAACCCTTCTCTTGAATCGTTGGGATAAAACAAGCCTAAATCAACAGTACCTCGAAGGTATCGAAAAATATGTTTAATCCCATTCCAGTGCCTTTTAGTAGGAGCTGAACTAAATCTTGAAAACAAGTTCACTACAAAAGAAATGTCAAGTCTCGTACAATTCGTAAGATACATAAGTGCTCCAATTGCACTGAGGTATGGTACTGGACCAAGAACTTCTTCGTTGTCCTCATAAGGACGAAATGGATCATTTTCGACATTAAGTGACCTAACGACCATGGAGTGTTTAAAGGATTTGCCTTGTCCATATTGAAACGTTTCAACAGCTTTTCAGTATAATTCGTTTGATGCACAAGTATGCCATTGCTCATATGTTCAATTTGTAAACCAAGACAATATTTGGTTTTTccaaggtctttcatttcaaattctttctttaaagAATAACTGCTTCATGAATTTCTTTTTGCGTCCCAATTATATTTAGGTCATCAACATATACAGTTATGATCACATATCCTGATGTTGTCTTCTTAATAAAGACACATGGACAGATAAGATTATTTGTATAACCTTTACTTGTCATATACTCGCTCAAACGATTGTACCACATCCTTCTAGATTGTTTCAACCCATATAAAGATCTTTGTAATTTGATCGAGTACATTTCTTTGGGTTTTGAACTTAACGCTTCAAGAAGTTTAAATCCTTCAGGAACTTTCATATAGATGTCACTATCAAGTGATCCATACAAGTAAGCTGTAACGACATCCATAAGACGCATTTCTAACTTTTTAGAAATTGCTAAGCTGATTAAGTATCTAAAGGTTATTGCATCCATAACGGGAGAATATGTTTCTTCATAGTCTTTTGTTGAGTGAATCTAATTCAGCTTGCATAGCGCCTTTCCATTTATCTCAATCATGTCTATTTTGACAATCATTGACAGATTTTGGTTCAGGATCATCATCTCCACCCATGATGTCACTTGCTATAGAATAAGAAAATATCTCATCAATATTTTCCATTTCATATCGGTTCCATATGATATGTGTATGACCATAGTTGATTGATATCTCTTTGTTGGTATCATCAACATCTTTCTCATGAGAGGTTTCGGTATTTACTGTTTTATCAAGATCATTCTCTTTGTGGTCAATTTCTTTTGCAAGTGCTTTTCTTTTTCGTGGATTCTTATCCTTTGAACCGATTGGCCTTCCACGTTTCAAACGTTTTTGAGATTCATGAGCTATCTTATTGTCTATTGCCTTACTTGGGATCTCAACTCGAGCTGGAGCATTAGCAGCTGGTATATGAGATTTTGTAACTCtgtttgtatcagtaaaagcATCAGGCAATTGATTTGCAATGTCTTGCAAGTGTATTATCTTTTGAACCTCTGTCTCACATTGTTTTGTTCTTGGATCAAGATGAGACAATGAAGGCACACACCATGAGACATCATTTTCTCGTTTTTTATTTTCTCCCCCTAATGCTGGGAACATTGCCTCGTTAAAATGGCAGTCATCAAAACGTGCTTTAAATACATCACCTGTTAAAGGTTCAAGATATCGTATGATGGAGGCTGTTTCATATCCAACATATATTCCCAACCTTCTTTGAGGTCCCATTTTTGTGCGTTGTGGTGGTGCAATAGGAACATACACTGCACACCCAAAAATTTTAAGGTGGGAAATGTCTGGCTCATGGCCAGAAACAAGTTGTAGTGGGGAGTGCTTATGATTTGCACTTGGTCTCACACGAATCAGTGATCCAGCATGTAAAATTGCATGACCCCAAATCGACACAGGAAGTTTTGTTCTCATTATTAATGGTCTAGCGATTAGCTGTAAACGTTTGATCAATGATTCAGCTAAGCCATTTTGTGTGTGTACATGAGCAACAGGGTGTTCGACAACAATTCCCACAGACATACAATAATCATTaaaagcatgtgatgtaaattCACCAGCATTATCAAGTCTTACCCTTTTAACAGTGTAATCAGGGAAATGTGCTCGTAGTTTGATAATTTAAGCAAGAAATTTTGCAAAGGCAACATTACGAGTTGATAATAAAGAGACATGAGACCATCTGCTGGATGCGTCTATCAAGACCATGAAATATCTAAACGGTCCACATGGTGGATGAATTGGTCCATATATATCACCTTGAATTCTTTCAAGGAACATTGGTGATTCCTTGTCAACTTTTAAGGACGAAGGCCTTGTAATTAGTTTTCCAAGAGGTACACAGAGGCATTTTATTAGATTGGGGGATCCTTTGATATTTCAATGGATGTCCATGTGTGTTTCAATAATTCTTTTCATCATTGTAGATCCTGGATGGCCTAGTCTGTCATGCCATAAGTTAAATGTCTTAGGATCACAAGAACTTTCCTTTACTGCCATATGTGCTTGAGGCACATTAATGTGTGTATAATGCAAACCAGAGTGGAGCATTGGCAGTTTTTCCAATATATGGTCTTTGCTCATGATGTGTAAATATTTCTTATTATCAACAGTCCTTGACTGAGTATCATATCCGTTATGATATATGTTTTTGAAACTCAACAAGTTTCTTGTTGATTTTGGGAAAAATAAAGCATTCTCTATTAAGAGCTTTGTACCATTTGGTAATATTAAATTTGCTTATCCACTCCTTCTATCAAGTTTGTAGGACCTGATATTGTATCAACGGTTCCTTTTGTTGGTTTCAACTCATAAAAATATTTCTTAGATTTAAGTATAGTGCGTGTGGCGCCACTATCCGCTATACATATATCTGCATCATTTGTCTGCTCTTGTGCTCCAGTGGTATTcattttaatcttgaaaatataaaGAGAAATAATAATAAGTGTATAACGAAGGCATTGTGAATTATTTTATAATGAGAAGTTTATTTATTAGTTGAAAACGTTACATGAAAAGAAAGACTAATGAAACATAATACAAATAGTTATAATAAAGGAAATTACATAATTGTTGCATATAATTATTATGGTTTAGCAACATTTATTTCAGAGTTCCATGTCATTGGTATAGTCGACGACATTCAGTTTGAGTTGAtatcattaaaattatccacatgGTTCacctccttttcttttcttttgagaGAGGCTTGGTAAAGTTCACACAAATGTGAAGGTGTATGACAAGCCTTTGACCAATGATTTGTActtccacatttgaaacaagaaGTGCCATTGTTTTCGGACCTACCAGCTTCATTCCTTTTGTTATACTGGTTGGAATTGCTATTTTGTGGAGTGTGGTAATTGGGGGTTCTTTGATTTCGACCACGACCACGTCCAAGACCATGGGAATTACCTCGGAAATTATTATTTCCTTTGAAGGAATGGTTGTGACCATTACCTTTACCAAAATGGCCACGACCACGGCCTCGTCCCCATTTTCTTCCAGAGTCTTTAGTATCATCATTACTAACAACATTTGCTTCTGGAATGGCTAATGATCCAGTGGGACGAGCTTGATGAGTTTTCATTAGTAGCTCATTGTTTTTCTCTGCTACGAGGAGAAATTAATTTAGATCAGAATATCTTTGAAACCTTTGCAACCGATATTATTGTTGCAAGTTTATATTTGATGCATGAAATGTGGAGAAAGTTTTCTCCAACATATCTTCCTCCGTAACAGTTTGCCCACAGAATCGGAGTGTTGAGCATATTCTGAACAAAGCAGAGGTGTATTCATTCACCTTTTTAAAATCTTGGAACCTGAGATTGTTCCATTCATCTCTAGCAGTGGGAAGTAAAACTTCCCTCTGATGATCGAATCTGCTTTTTAAATCTTCCCACAAAACACATGGATCCTCACAATTTGAATATTCAAATTGCAACATCTCATCAATGTGTTTGTGGAGGAAGACATCGGCTTTTGCCTTGTCTTGATCGCTACATTTATTCCCTGCCGTTATCGTTTCCAAAACATCCACTGATTTGAGATGTCGCTTAACATGTGCCGTCCACGGCATATAATTTTCTCCTGTGATATTAAGAGCTGGGAATTCAATTTTTGCGATGTTTGCCATTTTGTTGCTAAACATAAATAAGATAAATATTAAAATCTAAATACTCATTAAAAATGAGATAACATATAAAGGTACAACTATAAACAAATAAATGAATACATAAGTACTAAAAAGATGAGGTGGAAGCTCATATATTAAGGTCGGCAACAATATTAATATTATGCCGGCCAATATTAAAATAGGGTGAATCATCttcgaaatttttttttcttgaataACTTTGAGAAGAAGAGTGTTTGCTGTGGAAAAAATTTGATTGATAATTGGTTATTTATAGTGGTAAATTATAACCGTTTTGTAACGGTTATATTACTGTTTTATAGCCGTTGTACaacggttatatatatatatatatgtgtatgtatatgtatatgtatatgtatatgtatatgtatatgtatatgtatatgtatatgtatatgtatatgtatatgtatatgtatatgtatatgtatatgtatatgtatatgtatatgtatatgtatatgtatatgtatatgtatatgtatatgtatatgcatatgtatatgtatatgcatATGCATATATAATAAATGATGTATTAAGGAAATGTTATTTTATAAGATATAAAATTAGGATGTATAACAATAAGAATAAAAATGTTAGTATACATGAATGTAAACTCTAAATTAAATGTTAGTACGTGCGTATAAATAAAAGTTAGATGCATAAATAAATACAAGTGTTATCAAGTCTCTTAgtctctttattttatttttcattttttaagtATGGGACTTAATTGTTTTTATGATAGGAGTGTCTGGATAGCAGGGTCTCCTAAAGGAAACAATCGCACGATACATAAAAAGACATGTTACGTTTTTGTAGTCCAACAACGATCGTATATCCATCGTAAGATACATCTGCACTGGTATTAGTTTATCATAACAACTATAGTTTATATATTAATCAAATGCTTACTTTGATTAGAACTGCTTGAACGTTTCCTTGGCTAGAgcctcgtgctgataacgtgttataaTATAACAAGGATTAACACAAGATTAGTGCTAAAACTTTAAGAACTTTAGAAATGTtataagagaaagaagaagagagTTGTATAACTTATAAAAGTGTATACATGAGGTGCATTTTTCCTTCTACCTTAAGCTAGTATTTATACTACAAAAAGATTAACTATTTGGTGGACAAGGTTAACTATTTGGTGGACAAGGTTAACTATTTAGTAGACAAGGTTACCCACAAGTTTGACAAAGTGTTCATCCACTTGCTTGGGTAAAATCTTAGAGGTAAATCTTGATCTATATGGTAAACTCTATGTGATATTCATAACAGATATGAAGTTTTACATTTTAATAATAGAATTTTAATTGAGGATTTGAGATGGCCACAAAATTTCCATTCAACTCCTCTGATTTAAACTTTGGCCACCAAAAGTCTAAAATGATACTTACACTTTTGTCCCAAGTTTAAAAATTTTGTTGAATTTTTAGTCCATATATAGCAACAA encodes:
- the LOC110923899 gene encoding uncharacterized protein LOC110923899 — translated: MKTHQARPTGSLAIPEANVVSNDDTKDSGRKWGRGRGRGHFGKGNGHNHSFKGNNNFRGNSHGLGRGRGRNQRTPNYHTPQNSNSNQYNKRNEAGRSENNGTSCFKCGSTNHWSKACHTPSHLCELYQASLKRKEKEVNHVDNFNDINSN
- the LOC110923900 gene encoding uncharacterized protein LOC110923900, with translation MANIAKIEFPALNITGENYMPWTAHVKRHLKSVDVLETITAGNKCSDQDKAKADVFLHKHIDEMLQFEYSNCEDPCVLWEDLKSRFDHQREVLLPTARDEWNNLRFQDFKKVNEYTSALFRICSTLRFCGQTVTEEDMLEKTFSTFHASNINLQQ